Proteins from one Mycobacterium adipatum genomic window:
- a CDS encoding NADP-dependent oxidoreductase, which translates to MKAFVVTHYGKDGVQARDVPVPTVGHNDVLVKVHASGVNPLDRMVRDGDFKQLLKYKTPFVLGHDVAGVITDVGAGVPGFAVGDEVYARPRDMRIGTFAEYIAIDHADVAHKPASLSMHEAAAVPLVALAAWQILVEKANIQPGQKVLVHAGAGGLGSTVIQLAKHLGAHVATTVNGARAELVRALGADVVVDYTTQDFADVLSGFDLVVDSVGEDNLLTSLTVLKPGGLAIGVTGPPDADFAKQLGAPKPFEFVLSFLSRKVRNAAKKLRVRYAFFFMQASGAQLHQLAALYDAGRLRPVLDSTFPFDRTLDALAHLENGRAKSGKVVVTLD; encoded by the coding sequence ATGAAGGCGTTCGTCGTCACCCACTACGGCAAAGACGGTGTGCAGGCCAGGGACGTTCCCGTGCCGACCGTCGGCCACAACGACGTGCTGGTCAAAGTCCACGCCTCAGGCGTCAACCCGCTCGACAGGATGGTCCGCGACGGGGACTTCAAACAACTCCTCAAATACAAGACCCCGTTCGTGCTCGGCCACGATGTGGCCGGGGTGATCACCGACGTCGGTGCCGGCGTCCCCGGCTTCGCCGTCGGCGACGAAGTGTATGCACGCCCCCGCGACATGCGCATCGGGACGTTCGCGGAATACATCGCCATCGACCACGCCGACGTCGCGCACAAGCCAGCATCGCTGAGCATGCACGAGGCCGCCGCAGTCCCGTTGGTGGCCCTGGCGGCCTGGCAGATCCTCGTCGAGAAGGCGAACATCCAACCTGGACAGAAAGTGCTCGTCCACGCCGGCGCCGGCGGGCTCGGATCCACCGTTATCCAACTCGCCAAACACCTCGGCGCCCACGTCGCGACCACCGTCAACGGTGCGCGGGCCGAGCTGGTCCGCGCTCTCGGCGCAGATGTCGTGGTCGACTACACCACACAGGATTTCGCCGACGTGCTCTCCGGCTTCGACCTTGTCGTGGACTCGGTGGGCGAAGACAACCTCCTCACATCACTGACCGTGCTCAAACCTGGAGGACTGGCGATCGGTGTCACCGGCCCACCAGACGCCGACTTCGCCAAACAACTGGGCGCGCCCAAGCCCTTCGAGTTCGTCTTGTCGTTCCTCAGTCGCAAAGTTCGCAACGCCGCCAAGAAGCTACGGGTGCGCTACGCGTTCTTCTTCATGCAGGCCAGCGGAGCCCAGCTTCATCAGCTCGCCGCGCTATACGACGCGGGTCGCCTGCGGCCGGTCCTCGATTCGACGTTCCCGTTCGATCGGACGCTGGACGCGCTCGCCCACCTCGAGAACGGCAGGGCCAAAAGCGGCAAGGTCGTCGTCACCCTCGACTGA
- a CDS encoding putative bifunctional diguanylate cyclase/phosphodiesterase has product MIGSLNGLVDLAAKRLITAHTENAVEVSELVLTDLAAYLGLDVAFLRHNDHEIHATRLVAQWPIRTYVPDPDPIGVVYFAEADPVFAMAEWLKEPLVIRPEPKTDEYQQTIQQGTEVPQTSLACVPLLSNDVTTGTLGFVKYGDREWLEEELNALKTIATMFAQLQARLVAIERLQFLAEHDDLTGLCNSGVLTEHLAARLADGQDGPVAVLFTDLDRLKSVNDQFGHTAGDELIAQFAGRLRESLDATALLARQAGDEFVIVPAGPTDLDDAALLAERITLLLKEPFTIGREFIRRTASIGVALGTPGRDSAADVLRHADLALVAAKDSGGNDAAVFSDVIAQKYLLLNDVELRLRDGIENGAFVVHYQPEVDLRTGEVVAVEALVRWNHPTRGMLLPSAFMPVAESSNLAAVLGRKVLQDSCAQLRQWRSMGLAQTVKLRVNVSPVQRVADGFVDHVARVLADLELDPASLSLEISESFVTDDADLNDEILTALRALGVSLALDEFGAAYSDLSRLKSLPIDTLKIDRSFVQNLDGSKDDLAIVRAIVSLGEAFGLGLVAVGLETEAAARMLVQLGCYQAQGFLLSPPVDADTMATMLADGSTSWRP; this is encoded by the coding sequence GTGATCGGCAGCCTCAACGGTCTGGTGGATCTGGCGGCCAAGCGACTCATCACCGCGCACACCGAGAATGCGGTCGAGGTCAGTGAACTGGTGCTGACCGACCTCGCGGCCTATCTCGGGCTGGATGTGGCGTTCCTGCGGCACAACGATCACGAGATCCACGCGACCCGGCTGGTGGCGCAGTGGCCGATCCGCACCTATGTGCCGGACCCGGACCCGATCGGCGTCGTGTACTTCGCCGAAGCGGACCCGGTGTTCGCGATGGCCGAATGGCTCAAAGAGCCGCTGGTCATCCGCCCGGAGCCCAAGACCGATGAATATCAGCAGACGATCCAGCAGGGCACCGAGGTGCCGCAGACCTCGCTGGCCTGCGTGCCCCTGCTGTCGAACGACGTCACCACCGGCACATTGGGCTTCGTCAAATACGGTGACCGCGAGTGGCTCGAGGAAGAACTCAACGCGCTGAAGACCATTGCGACGATGTTCGCCCAGCTGCAGGCCAGGTTGGTCGCGATCGAGCGCCTGCAGTTCCTGGCCGAGCACGATGATCTCACCGGGCTGTGCAACAGCGGTGTCCTCACCGAGCACCTTGCGGCCCGCCTCGCCGATGGGCAAGACGGTCCGGTCGCCGTGCTGTTCACCGATCTGGATCGGCTGAAGTCGGTCAACGATCAGTTCGGTCACACCGCGGGCGACGAGCTGATCGCGCAGTTTGCCGGTCGGCTGCGCGAATCCCTGGACGCCACCGCACTTCTGGCACGCCAGGCCGGTGACGAGTTCGTCATCGTGCCCGCCGGCCCGACGGACCTCGACGACGCGGCGCTGCTCGCCGAACGGATCACCCTGCTGCTCAAGGAACCCTTCACCATCGGCCGCGAATTCATCCGGCGCACCGCCAGTATCGGTGTGGCGCTGGGAACTCCGGGCCGTGACTCGGCTGCCGACGTGCTGCGTCACGCCGACCTGGCGCTGGTGGCCGCCAAGGATTCCGGGGGCAACGACGCCGCCGTGTTCAGCGACGTCATCGCCCAAAAATACCTGCTGCTCAACGATGTCGAGCTGCGCCTGCGCGACGGGATCGAGAACGGGGCGTTCGTCGTGCACTACCAGCCGGAGGTTGACCTGCGCACCGGCGAGGTGGTGGCGGTGGAGGCGTTGGTGCGGTGGAACCACCCCACCCGGGGAATGCTGCTGCCGAGCGCTTTCATGCCGGTCGCCGAATCCTCCAACCTGGCGGCGGTATTGGGCCGCAAGGTGCTGCAGGATTCCTGCGCGCAGCTGCGGCAGTGGCGGTCGATGGGGCTGGCACAGACGGTGAAGCTGCGGGTCAACGTCTCACCCGTGCAACGGGTGGCCGACGGTTTCGTCGACCATGTGGCCCGCGTGCTCGCGGACCTGGAACTCGATCCGGCGTCGTTGAGCTTGGAGATTTCCGAGAGCTTCGTCACCGATGACGCCGATCTGAACGATGAGATCCTCACCGCACTGCGTGCGCTCGGCGTGAGTCTGGCACTCGACGAATTCGGGGCCGCCTACAGCGATTTGAGTCGGCTGAAATCGCTGCCCATCGACACGTTGAAGATCGACCGGTCGTTCGTGCAGAACCTGGACGGCAGCAAGGACGATCTCGCGATCGTCCGGGCGATCGTGTCGCTCGGCGAGGCGTTCGGTCTCGGGCTGGTGGCCGTGGGCCTGGAAACCGAGGCGGCCGCGCGGATGCTCGTGCAGTTGGGCTGCTATCAGGCACAGGGATTTCTGTTGTCCCCGCCGGTCGACGCCGACACCATGGCCACGATGCTGGCCGATGGCAGCACCTCCTGGCGGCCCTAG
- a CDS encoding dienelactone hydrolase family protein, with protein sequence MPKVTFPAPAGPLPGYLATPATEGPWPAVIVVQDVRGMTADVRRVSDRLAAAGYLTLAPALYGRGLKIACMLATIRSHFAGTGDSFDDIVAARDHLLADPNCSGKVGLVGFCMGAGFVLQLAPSGLFDATAPNYGLNPKNIDALAQSCPVVASYGAKDRIARSGTAAALEAVLAAGGVPRDIKEYENVGHSFMNDFGIPAPFTVIERIAGMEYSEPEAEDAWRRILSFFGEHLR encoded by the coding sequence ATGCCGAAGGTCACCTTCCCAGCTCCCGCCGGTCCTTTGCCCGGCTACCTTGCGACACCCGCCACCGAGGGGCCGTGGCCGGCCGTCATCGTGGTGCAGGATGTGCGCGGAATGACCGCCGACGTCCGGCGCGTCAGCGACCGGCTCGCGGCGGCGGGGTATCTGACGCTCGCTCCCGCGCTGTACGGTCGCGGACTCAAGATTGCCTGCATGCTCGCGACCATCCGCAGCCACTTCGCGGGCACCGGCGACAGCTTCGACGACATCGTCGCGGCGCGCGATCACCTGCTGGCGGACCCGAACTGCAGCGGCAAGGTCGGCCTGGTGGGGTTCTGCATGGGCGCGGGGTTCGTGCTGCAACTCGCGCCCAGCGGACTGTTCGACGCGACCGCGCCGAACTACGGGCTGAATCCGAAGAACATCGATGCGCTGGCCCAATCATGCCCCGTGGTGGCGAGTTACGGCGCGAAGGACCGCATCGCACGCAGCGGAACGGCGGCCGCGTTGGAGGCAGTGCTCGCCGCCGGCGGGGTGCCCCGCGATATCAAGGAATACGAGAACGTCGGGCACAGCTTCATGAACGACTTCGGCATCCCGGCGCCGTTCACGGTGATTGAGCGGATCGCCGGCATGGAGTACTCCGAGCCGGAGGCCGAGGACGCGTGGCGACGGATTCTGAGCTTCTTCGGTGAACATCTGCGCTGA
- a CDS encoding SAM-dependent methyltransferase codes for MAEVMDWDAAYSDRIFVGPPPWNIGEAQPEIAALIEAGKITSPVLDAGCGVGDVSLALAAAGYDVVGADISTVAIDAATRAAAARGLTNVRFVQGDLRTLTVDGDPFNTIVDCTLFHSLPVEAREDYLRGVHAVSAPGAVLHMLVFTTDALPPDSPFPVPNLVTEAELREVVSRVWTIENVQPAFVAVQLPDVPNLPEHNFASDDKGRVKLPALLLTARKH; via the coding sequence ATGGCTGAAGTGATGGACTGGGATGCCGCGTACTCCGACCGAATCTTCGTGGGGCCCCCGCCGTGGAACATCGGTGAGGCGCAGCCTGAGATCGCCGCGCTGATCGAGGCCGGCAAGATCACCAGCCCGGTCCTGGACGCCGGTTGTGGCGTCGGCGATGTGTCACTGGCGCTGGCCGCGGCGGGGTACGACGTCGTGGGCGCCGACATCTCCACCGTCGCCATCGACGCCGCAACTCGCGCCGCCGCGGCGCGCGGGCTGACCAATGTGCGCTTCGTGCAGGGCGATTTGCGCACCCTCACCGTGGACGGCGATCCGTTCAACACCATCGTCGACTGCACGCTGTTCCACTCGCTGCCGGTCGAGGCGCGCGAGGACTATCTGCGCGGTGTGCACGCGGTGTCCGCACCCGGCGCCGTCCTGCACATGCTGGTGTTCACCACCGATGCGCTCCCCCCGGATTCGCCGTTCCCGGTGCCCAATCTGGTGACCGAAGCCGAGCTTCGCGAGGTAGTGTCACGGGTCTGGACGATCGAGAACGTGCAGCCGGCTTTCGTCGCGGTGCAACTGCCCGATGTCCCGAATCTGCCCGAGCACAACTTCGCCAGCGACGACAAGGGCCGGGTCAAGCTGCCCGCCCTGCTGCTGACGGCGCGTAAGCACTGA
- a CDS encoding TetR/AcrR family transcriptional regulator encodes MARQAGERKAETRRRIIATASARFKTDGIDGSGIATLMSDAGLTNGAFYAHFASKDDLVAHAVADQLRAQVDALTSLPPGRAALQDYIRGYLSTQHRDDPGAGCPNAALLDEIGRCSSAVRDSYTEGMTSIVDVIAAHLSPSEPAAARSTALGLFTILVASMQLARAVSDPALSDDILAAGIRNATALLDVEKAERPRS; translated from the coding sequence ATGGCGCGACAGGCCGGGGAGCGCAAGGCCGAGACGCGGCGCCGGATCATCGCCACGGCCAGCGCGCGATTCAAGACCGACGGCATCGACGGCTCCGGGATCGCGACGCTGATGTCGGACGCCGGTCTGACCAACGGCGCGTTCTACGCCCACTTCGCATCCAAGGACGATCTGGTGGCCCACGCCGTCGCCGACCAGTTGCGCGCGCAGGTCGACGCGTTGACGTCGCTACCGCCCGGCCGGGCGGCACTGCAGGACTACATCCGCGGGTACCTCTCAACGCAGCACCGCGATGATCCGGGCGCCGGTTGCCCCAACGCCGCATTGCTCGATGAGATCGGCCGCTGCAGCTCGGCGGTACGCGACTCCTACACCGAGGGCATGACGTCCATCGTCGACGTCATCGCCGCGCACCTCTCGCCAAGCGAACCTGCGGCCGCGCGCAGCACCGCGCTGGGACTGTTCACCATCCTGGTGGCCAGCATGCAACTCGCCCGGGCGGTGTCCGACCCGGCGCTGTCCGACGACATTCTGGCCGCGGGGATCCGCAACGCGACGGCATTGCTCGACGTCGAGAAGGCAGAGAGGCCCAGATCATGA
- a CDS encoding EAL domain-containing protein — protein sequence MADSAILDAAVSGAGLTTAFQPITVLANGAVVGFEALTRWPELGDPDPETVFAHAAATCRLGALDRMCITAALDVALRRELPQDTLLTLNCEPVGDHLDRAGNRLLARAHEHLRLMFELTERSLLKHPRALLRKVAALRADGFGIALDDVGAHPDSLALLDVICPDIVKLDVHLVQSHPSDDQARILAAVLAHIERTGAVLLAEGIESDEHLEQALSLGATLGQGFKFGRPGPLRGPVSAGWSPPPMKHPVQPTGDSPFDLIADKVPVRTALKATLIPFSRQIEAQARLAPDPPMVMASLQLAEHFTGSTSAR from the coding sequence GTGGCAGACTCCGCGATTCTGGACGCTGCCGTGTCCGGAGCCGGCCTGACCACGGCATTTCAGCCGATCACGGTGCTCGCCAACGGCGCCGTGGTCGGTTTCGAGGCGCTGACCCGGTGGCCCGAACTCGGCGATCCCGATCCCGAGACGGTGTTCGCGCATGCCGCGGCCACCTGCCGGCTGGGTGCGCTGGATCGGATGTGTATCACGGCCGCACTCGACGTCGCTCTGCGTCGCGAGCTACCCCAGGACACGTTGCTCACGCTCAACTGCGAACCAGTGGGTGATCACCTCGATCGCGCCGGGAACCGGCTATTGGCCCGCGCACACGAGCACCTGCGGTTGATGTTCGAGCTGACCGAACGCAGCCTGCTGAAACACCCCCGGGCGCTGCTTCGCAAGGTGGCCGCCCTGCGCGCGGACGGATTCGGTATCGCCCTCGACGATGTGGGTGCCCATCCGGACTCACTGGCGCTGCTCGACGTCATCTGCCCGGATATCGTCAAACTCGACGTTCACCTGGTGCAGTCGCATCCCAGCGACGACCAGGCCCGCATCCTGGCCGCCGTGCTCGCGCATATCGAACGGACCGGCGCGGTGCTCCTCGCCGAAGGAATCGAGTCCGATGAGCATCTCGAACAGGCGCTGTCGCTGGGTGCCACCCTCGGCCAGGGTTTCAAATTCGGCCGGCCCGGACCGCTGAGGGGCCCGGTCTCGGCGGGGTGGTCGCCGCCGCCGATGAAGCACCCGGTGCAGCCGACCGGTGACTCGCCGTTCGACCTCATCGCTGACAAGGTTCCGGTTCGCACTGCACTCAAGGCAACCCTCATCCCGTTCTCCCGACAAATCGAGGCTCAGGCCCGGCTGGCACCGGATCCTCCGATGGTGATGGCGTCGCTGCAGCTGGCAGAACACTTCACGGGTTCGACCAGCGCGCGCTAG